GGTTAAAAACATCCAAGCGGCCAAAGTCCACGGCCTTACCCAGCGTGCCCAAGCGGCATCAACGCGGCCCTCAAGCAGTGCCGCAATAGCAAAAGAAAAGGAAACGCTCAATCCAACATAGCCAAGGTATAAAATTGGGGGATGAAAGGCCAAACCCGGGTCTTGAAGCAAGGGGTTTAAATCCTGTCCATCAAAAGGTGGAATAGGCATTCTTAAAAACGGGTTAGAGGTGAAAACCAAAAAACTAATAAAGGCAACCCCGATAGTGCCTTGGACTGCGATCACCCGCGCAAGCAGCGAAGGCGTAAGATTTTGACCAAACCAGCCGATACAGGCGCCGTAAAAAGCTAAAATAGCGACCCAAAGCAGCATGGAACCTTCATGATTGCCCCAAACCCCACTTATTTTATACAGCATTGGCTTTAGAGAATGTGAGTTGGAAACAACAATCTGAAGTGTGAAGTCTGATGTGATAAACGCATAAGTTAAGGCCGCAAAAGACCCGCTCAGTAGGAAAAATTGTGCAGTGGCGGCTGGCGAAGCGACAGCAATGAGTTCTGGGCGCCGCAGATGTAAACCAACCAAAGGCACAATGGCCTGAATGCAGGCCACAATCAGAGCAGTTATCAACGCAAAATGTCCAACTTCGGTCACCATGGTGGGAATATAATCTCCATTCATATCAGTGACCACATCAAAACAAAGGCCGATTGTCGCGGTGACGTTCTTAAAGTCTCACCTAATCAGTGGCTGGTTGAAACACGCCTTGTTCTTTTAACATATCTACAACCTCTTTTGGCATATATTTTTCATCATGTTTTGCTAGTATTTCATAGGCTTGAAAAGTATTGTTAATGTAATTTCCGGTTCCTATCATGCCTTGATTTTCGGCAAATAAATCCGGCAGAATACCATTAAATTCCACCTGAACCCGTGCATTTGTATCTGTTACAATAAATTTAATAACTTGGCCGCTACCCCGCACAATCGAGCCTGTTTCAACCAAACCACCTATTCTAAAGATTTCTGAGGGGTCTGGTGGGTCTTGCAAAACCTGACTTGGTGATCTGAAATAGTTTATACCATCGCGCAGTCCGTACCCGATGAGGGCAACGGATAATCCAAGCGCAATAAACATTAGAATTATAACTTGAATTCTGCGTTGCTTTTTAAGGTTCTTCACTCAGATCTCCACATGTTAAGGGAATAACGGAGCCATGGTCAAACCTGTGGTTTCTGGCAAACCAAGCATCAGATTAGCATTTTGAAGGGCTTGACCACTGCTGCCCTTGGTCAGGTTATCAAGCGCCCCGATCACAATTGTGCGTCCGGGTATTCTATCTCCTGCGATCCCTATATGACAAAGGTTGGATCCTCGCACATGGTGTGTGCTGGGCGTTTGCCCAAAAGGCAGTACGTGAATAAACGGTTCTTGCGCATAGGCATCGGCAAGAGTTTTATAAACTACGTCGGGCTCGCCCATAACATAGCCAGTTGCCAAAACACCCCGATTGACCGGAATTAAATGCGGCGTAAATTGGATTTTAACCGACCGTCCTGCAATCGCACTAAACTCTTGATCAAATTCGCCCAAGTGCCGATGGGTTCCGCCAACCGCATAAGCGTTATAGCCTTCTGATAGCTCAGCATGCAGTAAATTCTCTTTTAAAGCACGCCCTGCACCTGAAACGGCACATTTCAAGTCTAATATAATCTGGTCCAAATCAATCACGCCTGCCGCAATGAGCGGCCGCAGGATATATTGTCCAGTGGCGGCATTACATCCAGTCCCAGCAACCAGCCGTCCAACACGAATATCCTCGCGGTAAAATTCAGTTAGGCCATAGACTGCCTCAGCTTGCTCACGCGGTGCACTATGTGGATTGCCATACCATTTTTCATAGTCGTTTACGTCCCTCAGACGGAAATCTGCGCTTAAATCAACTATTTTTAGACTTTTAGGGAGTACAGATATAACTTCCTGAGAGGTTTTGTGGGGTAAAGCGCAAAAAGCCAAA
The nucleotide sequence above comes from Rhodobacteraceae bacterium Araon29. Encoded proteins:
- a CDS encoding N-acetyl-gamma-glutamyl-phosphate reductase; translation: MTYQIAIIGASGYTGAELIRLVAEHPSMTIKHLIANSKAGQSIEQVFPHLRHLELPDLVTVPEVDFSSVDLAFCALPHKTSQEVISVLPKSLKIVDLSADFRLRDVNDYEKWYGNPHSAPREQAEAVYGLTEFYREDIRVGRLVAGTGCNAATGQYILRPLIAAGVIDLDQIILDLKCAVSGAGRALKENLLHAELSEGYNAYAVGGTHRHLGEFDQEFSAIAGRSVKIQFTPHLIPVNRGVLATGYVMGEPDVVYKTLADAYAQEPFIHVLPFGQTPSTHHVRGSNLCHIGIAGDRIPGRTIVIGALDNLTKGSSGQALQNANLMLGLPETTGLTMAPLFP
- the ccmE gene encoding cytochrome c maturation protein CcmE, whose protein sequence is MKNLKKQRRIQVIILMFIALGLSVALIGYGLRDGINYFRSPSQVLQDPPDPSEIFRIGGLVETGSIVRGSGQVIKFIVTDTNARVQVEFNGILPDLFAENQGMIGTGNYINNTFQAYEILAKHDEKYMPKEVVDMLKEQGVFQPATD